The nucleotide sequence CTGATGTACTTTACTACGCTATATCTCTCAATTTGCACGTTACGTAAAGTTACTCTACGGCTGGTTTGGAAAGAAATGCTTGTTTACTTTTGGCATTCTAGCACATTAACCATGTTCGAAACAAACAAGCCCAAGGGAACCCTCTTCACCGAATGTGAGCCATTCAGGACCATGAACAGTTCTTCTTTCATGCGGCACAAAATTTTCAGCAGTTTCATACCTTTTGCTTCAAGAAATATATGGTTAAATATATGGTTATAAGAAGTGAATGGTTTCCATAACAGAGGATATGGTTGCGCCACACGAACATGCTGCTCTGCCTTCCGTATTTATTTGCTCGAGTCAACCAACCCTTACGGATGCAATTTTATCGTAACGTTACGGAACATTTTAATTTTACCCTTGTGCCTTTGGATTCCGTGGCGTTCTTCCCAGGCTGCCAGGAGAAGATTGTAGTACCTGGGACGAACCATAAGTTCCAAGAGAGGCCGAGAGTGTGCTGTCGGAAAAACCCGCTCGAAGGAGCCTCGCCGGGACAGCTCATCCTCACTCTGAATCAGTGCTCTTACGTCATCTGGTGTGAGGCTCTCAAGAATGGCACCATCCTGCGTTTTCAAAACAGGGAACCCATTTTGTCTCCCGTGTGTTCTCTTTACAGAAGTGGTGCGAGACGCACAAAATATTTTCATCCTTCCCACAAGAAATAGGAGCGTGACACACCTGCATAATGTGCAGCAAGCGTCTGCCACGTTGACAACAGCACACATCGTGAACACAGATCCTACGTGATAAGGGCCACACATTGCAACATTATCAATATGTAGCTGTCCGATTAATAATCCACGTTCCATAACGTATATTTTGTGCCCAATATTGTGACAGTTAACTGCTTCAGTAATGATTACCTCCATTCTTGTTCAAGATGTGATTGTCTTATGAGAAAAATAATTCGCAACGAGGGTAATGAGTTTCCGGCTTGaaccaaaacaaaaaaaggttgACAAACAAAGGCACGTATATTATTCATCTATGTATGCTGTTTTCACAGAAAAACACTGGTGAGTCCCAAAACggcactttttgcatattttttttcatctgttCCCACTGTGGTGCTGGACGCCTCCAGTGATGTTTCGGAGTAAATCGAACATGCGCTTTCCATTTCCATTGAAAAActgtgaggttgacttggcaaattagcGAGATCAATTTTaaaatttcaatttattgcagCTGAAATTTGACAAAATCAGTTTTTCTTGGTGGCAAAAGTGCCGCAAAGACCAATGCAGCCAGCGGCATTCTTGTACAATGTctagattttttaaaatataattCTGGGACACGTtacagcaaacaccctgtatattatttatatatatatatatatatatatatatatatatagagagagagagagagatagattagaagcttaggagggtggttgaccacgagaatgaaataagtaggaaaaatcagaagacgacaaagagcttacaggaaaacacaaaggggagtttattaacacatatagggataggggtcgacgtttcggcagtcagcacTGCCTTCGACAGGACTGGGCCAGTCCCGtcgagtgtgtgtgtgtaagcgCACAACTAATCAAAATACTCGATACTCGTTTAAGCAAGCCGTTCCTTCACAGCACTTGAGAATTGATTTGTAACATTTGATGGCCTCAAATACCAGTTGTGCTAATGGCGaaacttaaaggagcagtgtgAAGGAAAATTTGGAGTTGCTCTAAACCATGCTTAGTTCGCTAAGTAAGCCTATTATAGTCGACCCtgtaaaatatttttgctcAAATAGTGGGGAACAACATGACCTTGGCGGCATGGTCCAATCTGTGACGTAGAAACAGGTGGGAAACAAACAAGCAGCCGTCAACTCATCCGCTACATGAACGGAATTAAAGTGTGACAAAGTGACTGTCCTCTTCCAGCCCTTCAGAGGAAAGGCCCCTTATTTAGGTGCGAGGAGGACGTCCATCATTCCCATCCCAGGAAGAATAATCACTGTTCTCATGCAACAACATCAATTATTTCTCACTCACTACAACTCACTCCAGCCAGAACGGAAATGTTTACGAAGGGGTCTTGCAGGGTTCACCTCACTCACCTCAGGGTTGCTCTCAAAGTGATGATGTTTCTCAGCTTCTTTCTCAGAGAGTTCCACAGTATGCAGTACTTGGCTCAGGTGCGGAAAATCGGCCTCTCCTGATCCCAGCCTGTAATGACGACCACAGCAATGTGCCAGTCAGTGCCATTACCAGCACTCAAATCATCCAACAAAGTCCTAGGGTAATTAATCGGGATGCCATAATTCTCACCCAAGCATGTGTAACACGGATGTGTCCTGCGGTTTCTGTGGAATTTGATATCCAACAATGTTGAGAAGGTCCTTTACGACTTGACCCTGAGTGAAAGAACCATTACAAATCGCGTTATACCTTCCACAGCCCATTTTAATATGTAGTGCCTTACACACAGTGTTGCTGACTGCACTTAATTCAACATTCTTAATTCTGCATATTAGCGTATTGTACGAAGGCCAGGCGGCTGCGTGTGAGCGCAGAATCAAATATTGAATTTATTTGATCCCGTAATTGTAAATGGCAAATGCCAATTGCAAACGCAATTGCCATTGCAATGCAAATGCTGTAACTATATCTTAGAATACTAGATGTTGACAATCATGCAAAAGCAACTATGATTCGGACAATTAGAGTTGGCAGAATAAACACTACCTTGACATCCCAGTCCACAGGTGTGGAAGACCTCAAGCTGTAGGGCAACATCAACGTGAGTAACAGCGCGAGCCAGATAAAAGTGATGTTACCTGGGTGATATGTTGACTTCCAGAAGCCAAGGTATAAGGTCCTCGTCCAGCAGAATATCGAAGCCAAAGAGTTCGTAACATGTGTATTTGCTGGATGTGTGCTTCTCAATCACCCGATTGATCGGAGTCTCGCAGCTGACAAAAGGAGGCACCCTCAGTGAACGCCAGAAGTACTTGAACCAGTTGTTGTTCAAGGACAACTCACATACACTTTATTTTTTGCAACTTAGTTTCATAAGCTCTCTTATGACCATATTTGTTGAGTACAGCCTCAAGCTTTTGCTGGTACTGGCATTGCATCAGCTACTTTCAGTTTTTGACACCTCTGTACTCGTAAATGCACTACAGCTACTCCCTGAAACCATTTCCGCTGCATTTGTAGGACAGGTGGCCTTAGGCTCTAGTTCCGACAAATAACGACCAAATTACCTCAGTATCAGTACTTGCGAGGTCTACTTTCCTGCATGGAATCACCTTACACATCAGCCACGCATGCACTTGGAAGCTTCACAAACCCTCTAATGCAGCTATCGTACTTACTCTTATAagacacacatttttttttacgcaAAAACGCTGTCGTCAATGTTACTTCTTTTGTGAGCCGCAAAAATCATGCAAGTACCAGAGACCACTCCCTAAAATATCTTTTCAatacccaattttttttttgtggtactTGAAGCTAGCCATGCACTTCTACGAGTCAACAATTAATATTCACCATATGAATGTCTTGATGATTATCTGTACCATTTGGTCCCAAAGCTTGTTGAAGTCGACTCCTAAATTCTCCAGGTAGCCACGGAGAGCTTTGATGGACCTGCCATACAAGGTAACGTAAGACgcattttacttttcttttacttttaaTGCTTAATTACGCGGGAGTCTTATCACGCAAACTATTAGACGCAGGATGTTGGACTACCTCGCAAACAATAAAAAATTTGCACTTCATTTCACTCATCAGTGTACTCTCGGTGATCTTGGTTAGTTAATTTACCCGCGCTCTCGCATGGAGACAATGAATGTGTTACGTAGGTGCCCCACTGTTGGTGCAACTAGACAGGGAGTATGAGGCACCCGGAACGGCTACCTAATGGTGAAAAACAACTTTGGTACATTACACTACTCTCTCGGTGATGCCAGTTGTCTGCTCATAAAGTGCACAGACTGAGAATGCAGTGTCTTTACTTGCACAATGGAGGTTTTGATGACATCTTCGTGCAATAGCAAATGAGACGTAACAGGCGGAGATCTGTAATCGACGCCGTGGGAGCAATTTTCAGAGTGTCCCAGTAACCTTGCCCAAAAATTTTAATGAAAAAGTACATTATGTAGAGACATGCTGTCAATGAGATTATGACCTGTGGTTGCCACTGCCTGAcatcaaattttgaaatgaagataATCGATTCAGAaggtgtaggctcacctgagaAGCACGAAGCACTCTCACGTAAAATTAatgagtaggggctttaaagaGAAGAATTGTGtctctctcttgtgacagttaatgccagaaaaattaccacATGGCAAAGGGCTACAAATTGCAAACTTTTAGCACGAATATTCCATTCGACATTCAGAATTATTTCTCCCAGTCAACTCAAAATTCGATTCAACTTGACATATTtcgattcgcacacccctagtttcatttgttttcagctcagaaatttgccaagatAAAGTCACTTTTTTATGCCTCTATAAGAAAGCCTGTGCCAACTTTACTCCATTTTGTCATAAGTTAAATTGCTACTCTCAACTCATGTGGCAACACAATACCCGAAAAATAAGGGATTTCTGCGCATCTCCCATAGATTTGCATCATGCGCAACGAAAGGAGATTCGTGGGCCTATCCCCTGCTCCTGTCATGTATTCCATACAATAACAGTGAATACACAACTAGTATTTCACGTGGGATTTTCAATACTATGTTCAGCTACAGGATGAATAAAATAACACtacagtttcaaaatcgactgtccctttaaagctaATAATGAACACTCACCATTTGTGGCCCTGGCACTGATTGCTGTCCGTGTTGTTGGAATAGGTGGCACTCTTCTTGTTGATGCTGTAGTTTGTCAGGTGCATGAAACGGTCAGAAAGGTCCTCCGAGTCGTAAGAGTACCTGCAAAATCAACCGGGCTCATTGTTCCCAACCACTGGGTAACAACTTAGGTACACACTTAGGTAACAACTACAACATCTCACTCACTCAACGGAAGCAAATCGAACGAGGCCATCTTGGAACACGTAGATCTTGAGTGGATGGAAACTTGTCACCAGGGCGTACAGTCTCAGGTCAAATTTGGTTCCATTGATAAGGTAGGGGTTCCTGATGTAACGCTGGACAATCAGCGGCTGCTTCTTGGAAATTTGAGCCCACTGGTGGACCACGTGCACGCCCGAACCTCGTGCAGATGCAGGCTGAGGTTATAATGACAACACTATCTCAACTTTGACAATTTTTAAAGAGTCGTTCCTCGCTACAACTTTTCTCACCAAACAATTTAAAATGCAATTAACGGCTGTAGCTGACATTCTACAATTGATGAAACGCTAATTTATTCCACCATACGGCCAGAATTACATGTAAAATGCAACCTGCACTGACGGTGGACTTGTTTCGGGCTCCCGAGACATGCGTCAATGTCCAGCGGCTGCGAATCTGTACTGGGGTCTCTACTGAGATGTCTAGCCCAATATTTGTGTAATCATAGTAAGTTTCTGAAGACATACAGGCTTGACGATCCAGCAGTGGTCATCGCCTTCTTGGAGCCATGCCACCTTGAGGGACCTCAGGTCGTGGGGAAGAAGAAACGTGTCTGGCAAGAACTGAAAGCTGTCTCCTCCATGAAGTCTCTGCATCCGGCAGATGTTTTGCCAAAGGCGATCTTTTCTGCCCAGGTTGAAACTTCCTGGAAAGTGGTTCACCTTTGGGAAGGAATGGAGGACCTCCTTTAACCACTTTTCTTCAAGAATATCAAGGTGGTACCGACCTTCTGGTAGTTCTTGATAGAAGCAAACGTAGCACACTTGATGTGTTTGTCCCACATGCCATTCCAGTACAGTCCTTCTGGAAGAATTGCAACGAGGCTCTTCCATCAGTAACCACTCTTCAGACtggtttctttttccttttttctttctttttttttgttccatgTTAGATGATATAATTGTGaaaacagcacatacttttatGCAATCCATAAAATAGCTAGCATAAGAGGTGAAAAGGACTTACGTTTTGTCAGCCTAAATCCTGAACGAGAGACAGTCTGCCGTATCAGTAATGGGGTGATGGTGCTCAGCTTCCACCTCAATTGTTTCCGTATGACTGGCGGCATGGCCAACACTGTAGTATAAGAACTTAAGATGTAATCAGAAACAGGAAGGGTTCCTTTCGAAGTCATCTGTGAATGGCACAGATAGTGAATGAGCTCAGCAGcaattttcgaaaaaaaaaaaaaaaaaagagaaaaagcatTTCACGCGAGTTCTATATAAAAGTTTTTTTTCCCCCAATTATGTAGGCAGATGGTAGCAACCTATACGTGGCCCTGAGGAATGTAAAATATGGGTTGCTGAGAACTCTTAAGTGGACAATACCCATCATGAAAGTTGTGTCGCAATGTAGAGCTCTGGGCTATCGATCTGACAATCTGGTACGACAAAAATAGCGCAATTAAATTATTACGCTTCAAATTATTTGCGGACCACGAGGCAGTAATGGTGCTTGTAATGCCCAGGGAGTAGAACAGTACATTGGCAGGTACGGGTACAGCCTCTGGGAAATAAGCATGGGACAGGTACAAGAGAACGTACCCTGATGGGCGTCCGTGTAAAAGTATATGGTAGGAGGTACCCCATGAAAAAGGCTGCTCCGCAGTGGAGAATGCATCTTCTTCTGCACATCCTTCTCAGCCAGATGTAGGGAATGGAACACCCTCTGTATAGGGCCGTCTCCCCCCGGGGGAGGTAACGGTGAATATTCCTCTCTATGTTCCGGAGTGCCTGTTGTAAAGGCACGCACAGTTTTAGGGTATAAAAGAAAGGGGTGAGAAATGTGCCTCACAAGTGCATGTTTTTGCACGTGTGGGATGTTGTAACTTTGTGATGACTCAGTCGCAATTAATAATTTGCGATACATGCAGGAAACTTCCGAGGCTGTTTCAACCGAAATGTTTTCATAGACAATACATTCACATGGCGTCTGTATGCTTACAGCACCGTTGAGTATTTTACCCATCTTAAGATGGAGTACGACCGACAAGTCCACATAAACACCTTCTTTCAtatcatctctcccattttaAAGCTTCTAGGTGGTGTTCCCCTGAAGCATTTCTTGATTCTGTCTTAAAACCTCCAATTGAATGGCCTCACACATGGTACTTCGTTTACTCTTCcgtccttttcttcttttcttaaaTCTCCGAACATGGCACAACTTTTTCTTTGGGACCAAAGTGGTCCCTCAGAAAATGCTACGAGCACAGCATATAGGTAAGAAGGAGAACTCCCTATTCACAAACCTGCGCATCATTTATGTTAGTTTATGAAAGTTGACactaagggggaaaaaatggaGGAGTTGAGAGCCAGCTCCACTTGCGACCACGTGCACAGGGCAATCCGGAACCAGTTCACAAAGAATCTCCTACATTACACCTGCGCTGATGTCACAACCGGTACGAACCATTATTCTTTTACTCGGGAGAAGAACCGTTATCCTCAAACCACTACCACAACCGTTTCGGTTGGATACCCTGCACCATGGGTGTAGCTACTACCTACTCTCTGTGAAGCAAAAGTGGCAAGTTTTAAAGGGTTGAGTACACCGCTGGTGCATTCACAGAAAAGGGCTTTTAAGCATGAACCCTCACCATACTCACCCGAAGAACAGACAAACCGTTTCTCCGTCCTCGACTGATGATCCCTACAATGGAATACAGCAGACATAAACTCATAAAGAAACGTGCAAAGGGACACATCACAAACAGTCAGCTACTCACACTCTAGAATCGCCGTCACAGATGTTGTGCGCCTTGTTGCAACAGCAAAACACAGCCACGTTATCATGATGAATCCTGTGAGCCACCAGGCCCTTAGGTTCACCACACTCACACTGCTCAGCTCTTGGCATGTCATTGTAAGCTATCGTCGTAGTGCATTTTCTCCTATCTAGGACAGCTTGGCCAGGACACGATACTCTGTCACATGGTGTCCAAGGATGTTCTTCGAGATGATCGTTATAATCTACGGGGGCTGCCATCAACAAGCTGTAAAAATGCAAGCGTACACATGGAATGCACAAACCGCTGTCGTGTGGGTCATTGTTGTCACTGTGGAATCCGATTTGTAACAAAAGATTAAACGAATTCTGCTCAAAGGAAACACCAAattaaattgaaaaaaaagagaaggttTTTGTTTGAGACTTAAGTACTTGGAGTCGCTAAATTTGTTGGTACGGATAAAGTTATATGGACCTCTTGTAGGATGGCCTTCTCAAAACTGGTACTATCTGGACTACTAATTCAAAGCTCTCAACTACCCGACAAGGCTACTTTTGGGAAACGGTGAGCACGGCTAAGGATTTTACACCCAAAACATTTGAAGACACCAGAGAAAAATCTAGCTGCATAAACACATTGAAGAAAGCGCTATGTCACTTAGCTCCTGCTGCAACATCAACACAATCATACAACAAATAGCATAATAAAGCATTCGGAAATAGATAAAATGGGCATTTCTCGACATTACTTGGCGACTGTATTTCATCCACGCGGGCCACGAACAAGGGGTTACGAAATACTCGTGACATCAGACGTAGTACGAAAGCCCCTTCGGTCTGCGTTCTTTGAATATTTCTCCTTGTGACTTGGCAAATTTACTTACCCTAAATGTAccgtaataaataaataccttCCATAAATAACGAGTTCTTTATTAAACAGAAGACCCGAAACAGACGACGAACTCATTCATTTCATCATTGTGGCCACGCTTTGTACGATTTCTTTAGCGTCAGCAGTTCACTCACATCTCACCCACGACACGGATCCTACATAGCTTATACTCGTCTTATAAAGGAAACTCGTAAAACGATTACCTTGTTGGTTGTTGGGGACTGCACTATGTCGAAAAACCACAATACCGTCAATGAAGATCGCTAAAGGCACAGTTATCCCAGCACATCCTGCGGTTTTACAGCGTTTTACAGGCACAGGGATTgcgttggatggatggataacGGCCTTCCCATTGTATCGAGTGGTAGCATACGCCACCTAGCCTGCTAAGAAAGTAATAGAGTTATAATTTAATTAATTCATAAAGTATTTGGATAGTATTTAATAAAACACTATTAGTTATCTCTCTTTCTGCGGCACTAGTCGTTCAATCGAGAACTTGTCACTACCACAGCGCATTTGTCCACACCCATGTAGTGATGGGCAAAATGACCCTTTTTACTTTTTAGTAAACCGATTCATTTGATTCAGTAAGTTCAGTTTTAGTGATTCAGTTTTTTTTCAATTTGATTCAGGTTTAGTGATTcgttcagtgacgtcacgacaCCACGTGacgcaatgacgtcatcaagtcGCGTAACCGGCGAAAGAGCAGGGTTGCCAGGTTGGGCTATAAACCGCCGAATTGGgctactttttgtgacagttggcGGGGTGTTTTTCATCTTGGCTATCCGGCCGCTCAATGAGATAATTAACTGGTTAGGTGCCGAACGGATCCATCCCCCGTGAAAGGTCAGCAGACGAACACCAAACATGCCCCGTTCCCACTCACACGATCAAGAGTGGCCAGACCATTTTGTGGCGAAGCACGAACGAACCGTCCCAGAGTAGCCCGAACAGAACGAATCACACCATATGAATCAGCGAGACACACGAGAGAATTATCCCCCCGCGCACGGATCAGAAAACGAGTCACTGAGCCACACGAGCACGCGTATTGATTGTATCTGTGTAATTGAGTATCCCTATTCCTTATAGCTGCCAGTATACATCAGTATAGCGAAGAAGCAAGCCAGCTGATTGACAAACAAACCCATCGATGCTGCTTTGTCAACTACAAAttactcgttggtggtagctaaCGTCGTGCCGAAGACTAGGAGGACGTGGGTtccaatcctaccaccggctgtgctgtctcaggttttccatATACAccaacaacacagaaacgtcctgcgatcgtccccaggatgTCAACCCCGGACGACGATGCATCCTCAGGAAGTTATCAACTGGTCCTCCCAATGTTACCTCCGTGTTAAAGTGGAACTCCCGGTCA is from Ornithodoros turicata isolate Travis chromosome 8, ASM3712646v1, whole genome shotgun sequence and encodes:
- the LOC135367397 gene encoding tubulin monoglutamylase TTLL4-like isoform X3 — encoded protein: MAAPVDYNDHLEEHPWTPCDRVSCPGQAVLDRRKCTTTIAYNDMPRAEQCECGEPKGLVAHRIHHDNVAVFCCCNKAHNICDGDSRVDHQSRTEKRFVCSSGTPEHREEYSPLPPPGGDGPIQRVFHSLHLAEKDVQKKMHSPLRSSLFHGVPPTIYFYTDAHQVLAMPPVIRKQLRWKLSTITPLLIRQTVSRSGFRLTKQGLYWNGMWDKHIKCATFASIKNYQKVNHFPGSFNLGRKDRLWQNICRMQRLHGGDSFQFLPDTFLLPHDLRSLKVAWLQEGDDHCWIVKPPASARGSGVHVVHQWAQISKKQPLIVQRYIRNPYLINGTKFDLRLYALVTSFHPLKIYVFQDGLVRFASVEYSYDSEDLSDRFMHLTNYSINKKSATYSNNTDSNQCQGHKWSIKALRGYLENLGVDFNKLWDQMVQIIIKTFICCETPINRVIEKHTSSKYTCYELFGFDILLDEDLIPWLLEVNISPSLRSSTPVDWDVKGQVVKDLLNIVGYQIPQKPQDTSVLHMLGLGSGEADFPHLSQVLHTVELSEKEAEKHHHFESNPEDGAILESLTPDDVRALIQSEDELSRRGSFERVFPTAHSRPLLELMVRPRYYNLLLAAWEERHGIQRHKGVGLLQSLCRRNLHLRPPPGMPKEDSNVQHQHQEQDSAHLT
- the LOC135367397 gene encoding tubulin monoglutamylase TTLL4-like isoform X2 codes for the protein MAAPVDYNDHLEEHPWTPCDRVSCPGQAVLDRRKCTTTIAYNDMPRAEQCECGEPKGLVAHRIHHDNVAVFCCCNKAHNICDGDSRVDHQSRTEKRFVCSSGTPEHREEYSPLPPPGGDGPIQRVFHSLHLAEKDVQKKMHSPLRSSLFHGVPPTIYFYTDAHQVLAMPPVIRKQLRWKLSTITPLLIRQTVSRSGFRLTKRLYWNGMWDKHIKCATFASIKNYQKVNHFPGSFNLGRKDRLWQNICRMQRLHGGDSFQFLPDTFLLPHDLRSLKVAWLQEGDDHCWIVKPPASARGSGVHVVHQWAQISKKQPLIVQRYIRNPYLINGTKFDLRLYALVTSFHPLKIYVFQDGLVRFASVEYSYDSEDLSDRFMHLTNYSINKKSATYSNNTDSNQCQGHKWSIKALRGYLENLGVDFNKLWDQMVQIIIKTFICCETPINRVIEKHTSSKYTCYELFGFDILLDEDLIPWLLEVNISPSLRSSTPVDWDVKGQVVKDLLNIVGYQIPQKPQDTSVLHMLGLGSGEADFPHLSQVLHTVELSEKEAEKHHHFESNPEDGAILESLTPDDVRALIQSEDELSRRGSFERVFPTAHSRPLLELMVRPRYYNLLLAAWEERHGIQRHKGVGLLQSLCRRNLHLRPPPGMLSQDSSTTQSEKCQKRIATFNINIKNRTRHT
- the LOC135367397 gene encoding tubulin monoglutamylase TTLL4-like isoform X1, with protein sequence MAAPVDYNDHLEEHPWTPCDRVSCPGQAVLDRRKCTTTIAYNDMPRAEQCECGEPKGLVAHRIHHDNVAVFCCCNKAHNICDGDSRVDHQSRTEKRFVCSSGTPEHREEYSPLPPPGGDGPIQRVFHSLHLAEKDVQKKMHSPLRSSLFHGVPPTIYFYTDAHQVLAMPPVIRKQLRWKLSTITPLLIRQTVSRSGFRLTKQGLYWNGMWDKHIKCATFASIKNYQKVNHFPGSFNLGRKDRLWQNICRMQRLHGGDSFQFLPDTFLLPHDLRSLKVAWLQEGDDHCWIVKPPASARGSGVHVVHQWAQISKKQPLIVQRYIRNPYLINGTKFDLRLYALVTSFHPLKIYVFQDGLVRFASVEYSYDSEDLSDRFMHLTNYSINKKSATYSNNTDSNQCQGHKWSIKALRGYLENLGVDFNKLWDQMVQIIIKTFICCETPINRVIEKHTSSKYTCYELFGFDILLDEDLIPWLLEVNISPSLRSSTPVDWDVKGQVVKDLLNIVGYQIPQKPQDTSVLHMLGLGSGEADFPHLSQVLHTVELSEKEAEKHHHFESNPEDGAILESLTPDDVRALIQSEDELSRRGSFERVFPTAHSRPLLELMVRPRYYNLLLAAWEERHGIQRHKGVGLLQSLCRRNLHLRPPPGMLSQDSSTTQSEKCQKRIATFNINIKNRTRHT